A genomic segment from Streptosporangium roseum DSM 43021 encodes:
- a CDS encoding penicillin-binding transpeptidase domain-containing protein, with protein MKLKYLAAAVLVPVAVVGGGVWALSTQGSAEQTAREFLAAWGRQDYPAMRALTVEPPGDFDRWYKRFRTDLKLSGAGFEVTGSTDSEVAFHAELDGPVDWAYDGSLALVEHERTWRVKWSPAAIHPRLESGLRFKTVLVKAEQAPILAADGTRVDTATAPGSVQQLVEGLREKYASRLTGTSSARVDLVRGGRQVATLATAEAKPGEELRTTIDLRVHRAAAAALDTVDKPASLVALRPSTGEILAVVNKPGGFNRALLGHYPPGSTFKVVTASALIADGMTAGGLVPCPAEQNIGGFPFHNAGFKDYGTVALREAFAHSCNTTFGRLSVDRLGGKRLAAVAASFGFGGPVDPGVPAVRAQFPDPKDDTDLASASIGQGRVLTSPLNMATVAAAIADGSWRPPRLVDAGLLPAVQPRKLEPGVVRALRTLMPAVVVEGTASAVSFPPGTAGKTGTAEFGSGKEPPSHAWFIGYRDDLAFSVIVEGGGAGSTVAAPIAGRFLGGLTAP; from the coding sequence ATGAAGCTGAAATACCTGGCGGCGGCCGTACTGGTGCCGGTCGCCGTGGTCGGCGGGGGTGTTTGGGCGCTGAGCACCCAGGGATCGGCCGAGCAGACGGCCCGGGAGTTCCTGGCGGCGTGGGGCAGGCAGGACTACCCGGCGATGCGGGCGCTCACGGTCGAGCCGCCCGGCGACTTCGACCGCTGGTACAAGCGGTTCCGGACCGACCTGAAGCTGTCGGGGGCCGGCTTCGAGGTCACCGGGAGCACCGACTCCGAGGTCGCCTTCCACGCCGAACTGGACGGGCCGGTGGACTGGGCCTACGACGGCTCGCTGGCACTGGTCGAGCACGAGCGGACCTGGCGGGTGAAGTGGAGCCCGGCGGCGATCCATCCCCGGCTCGAATCCGGCCTGCGGTTCAAGACCGTGCTGGTCAAGGCCGAGCAGGCGCCGATCCTGGCCGCCGACGGGACCCGCGTCGACACCGCCACCGCGCCGGGCTCGGTGCAGCAGCTCGTCGAGGGGCTCAGGGAGAAGTACGCCTCCCGGCTCACCGGCACCTCCTCGGCCCGGGTGGACCTGGTCCGGGGAGGGAGGCAGGTCGCCACGCTCGCCACCGCCGAGGCCAAGCCCGGCGAGGAACTGCGGACCACGATCGACCTGCGCGTCCACCGGGCCGCCGCCGCGGCCCTGGACACGGTGGACAAGCCCGCCTCCCTGGTCGCGCTGCGGCCCTCGACCGGCGAGATCCTGGCCGTGGTCAACAAGCCCGGCGGGTTCAACCGGGCGCTGCTCGGCCACTACCCTCCCGGCTCGACCTTCAAGGTGGTCACGGCCTCGGCCCTGATCGCCGACGGCATGACCGCGGGCGGGCTCGTGCCCTGCCCGGCCGAGCAGAACATCGGCGGCTTCCCCTTCCACAACGCCGGGTTCAAGGACTACGGCACGGTCGCGCTGCGCGAGGCGTTCGCCCACTCGTGCAACACCACGTTCGGGCGGCTCAGCGTGGACCGGCTCGGCGGGAAGCGGCTGGCCGCGGTAGCGGCGAGCTTCGGGTTCGGAGGCCCGGTGGACCCCGGAGTGCCCGCCGTACGGGCACAGTTCCCCGACCCGAAGGACGACACCGACCTCGCGTCGGCCTCGATCGGGCAGGGCCGCGTCCTGACGAGCCCGCTGAACATGGCGACCGTGGCGGCGGCGATCGCCGACGGCTCCTGGCGCCCGCCCCGGCTGGTGGACGCGGGCCTGCTGCCGGCGGTCCAGCCGAGGAAGCTGGAGCCGGGGGTGGTGCGGGCGCTGCGCACGCTGATGCCCGCGGTGGTGGTGGAGGGCACGGCGAGCGCGGTCTCCTTCCCCCCGGGTACGGCGGGCAAGACCGGCACCGCCGAGTTCGGCTCGGGCAAGGAGCCGCCGTCCCACGCGTGGTTCATCGGCTACCGGGACGACCTGGCGTTCTCGGTGATCGTGGAGGGCGGCGGCGCGGGCTCCACGGTGGCCGCGCCCATCGCGGGCCGGTTCCTCGGCGGGCTTACGGCGCCCTAG
- a CDS encoding LysR family transcriptional regulator gives MDLVRHLRYFTVVAEELHFGNAAVRLGMAQPPLSQRIRRLEEELGVRLFDRSSRQVRLTEPGRLLLAEAREIVARVDRLRDLAGRGESAVLRVGVTPDLGSALIAALIAGFRDRAPEVRPAPAEMWSADQVIALTDGTLDVGLLRHPVTAPGLSFGPVLVQRPGVVLAEADPLAAMSSVHLADLAGRQLVLFPREPGLHEETLAECRHHGFVPEKVHEAQTLGLVLAGTAVAFGPRVELPGLRWRPLLGSPLAWRISTAWRGEATDAAVAFGAVAVGVLKENAGMTDDGVAPARRVRARPASGFLA, from the coding sequence ATGGACCTCGTGCGACATCTGCGCTACTTCACGGTCGTCGCCGAAGAACTGCATTTCGGCAACGCGGCGGTCCGGCTCGGCATGGCCCAGCCGCCGCTCAGCCAGCGCATCCGGCGGCTGGAGGAGGAGCTCGGCGTGCGGCTGTTCGACCGATCCAGCCGCCAGGTCCGGCTGACCGAGCCGGGCCGGCTGCTGCTGGCCGAGGCCCGCGAGATCGTCGCGCGGGTGGACCGGCTGCGCGACCTGGCCGGGCGGGGGGAGAGCGCGGTGCTCCGGGTGGGGGTCACCCCCGACCTGGGATCGGCGCTGATCGCGGCGCTGATCGCCGGGTTCCGCGACCGCGCGCCCGAAGTACGGCCCGCGCCCGCCGAGATGTGGAGCGCCGACCAGGTCATCGCGCTCACCGACGGCACCCTCGACGTGGGCCTGCTCCGCCACCCGGTGACCGCCCCCGGGCTGAGCTTCGGCCCGGTGCTCGTCCAGCGTCCAGGCGTGGTGCTGGCCGAGGCCGACCCGCTCGCGGCGATGTCGTCGGTGCACCTGGCCGACCTGGCGGGCCGGCAGCTCGTGCTCTTCCCCCGGGAGCCCGGCCTGCACGAGGAGACGCTCGCGGAGTGCCGTCACCACGGGTTCGTCCCGGAGAAGGTGCACGAGGCGCAGACCCTCGGACTGGTCCTGGCCGGTACGGCCGTCGCCTTCGGGCCCCGGGTGGAGCTGCCGGGACTCCGGTGGAGGCCGCTGCTGGGCAGTCCCCTGGCATGGCGGATCTCCACGGCCTGGCGGGGAGAGGCGACGGACGCTGCCGTAGCCTTCGGGGCGGTGGCCGTTGGAGTGCTGAAGGAGAATGCCGGGATGACCGACGACGGTGTGGCGCCTGCGCGGCGCGTCCGTGCCAGGCCCGCCTCTGGATTCCTGGCGTGA
- a CDS encoding serine hydrolase, giving the protein MTDLGGLFRAAGVTGFLHAVDVDTGAEVAHGADEPVVMASVFKLALLVEFFRQADAGRLDVTERVTVMADRHTPGPTGVSAMADDVTMSLRDLAYLMIAVSDNTAADALIGRVGLSAVNTMLAAEGLDGTWVEHDCRSLFASIVEDAGQEEMPTDPAVIARLRALDPARTSRSTPRDMTRLLGMVWRDEAASAASCASMRRLLGLQVWPHRLAAGFPYDDVAVSGKTGTLPTLRNEVGVVEYPDGGRYAVAVFTRSYGTAQNQPRADAVIGTAARAAVERLRG; this is encoded by the coding sequence GTGACCGACCTCGGCGGCCTGTTCCGCGCGGCCGGAGTGACCGGGTTCCTGCACGCGGTGGACGTGGACACCGGGGCCGAGGTCGCCCACGGCGCCGACGAGCCCGTGGTCATGGCCTCGGTGTTCAAGCTGGCGCTGCTGGTGGAGTTCTTCCGGCAGGCGGACGCGGGACGGCTGGACGTGACCGAGCGGGTCACGGTCATGGCGGACCGCCACACTCCCGGGCCCACCGGAGTGTCGGCCATGGCCGACGACGTGACGATGTCCCTGCGCGACCTGGCCTACCTGATGATCGCGGTGAGCGACAACACCGCCGCCGACGCCCTGATCGGCAGGGTCGGCCTGTCGGCGGTCAACACCATGCTCGCCGCCGAGGGCCTGGACGGGACATGGGTCGAGCACGACTGCCGGAGCCTGTTCGCCAGCATCGTCGAGGACGCCGGACAGGAGGAGATGCCCACCGACCCCGCGGTGATCGCCCGGCTCCGGGCACTGGACCCGGCACGCACCAGCCGGAGCACCCCGCGAGACATGACCCGGCTGCTCGGCATGGTCTGGCGCGACGAGGCGGCCTCGGCCGCGTCGTGCGCCTCGATGCGCAGGCTGCTCGGCCTGCAGGTGTGGCCGCACCGGCTGGCCGCCGGATTCCCCTACGACGACGTGGCGGTCAGCGGCAAGACCGGCACGCTGCCCACGCTCCGCAACGAGGTCGGCGTGGTGGAGTATCCCGACGGCGGTCGCTACGCGGTCGCGGTCTTCACCCGCTCCTACGGCACCGCGCAGAACCAGCCCCGCGCCGACGCGGTGATCGGCACCGCGGCGCGGGCCGCCGTGGAACGGCTACGTGGGTGA
- a CDS encoding acetoacetate--CoA ligase, with the protein MVEEGALLWEPAPEVVRDAKVTRYMKWLGRPGDYESLWQWSVDAPAEFWTSVWDYFGVVGERGDGPVISGTMPGAEWFTGSTLNYAANALRRAGNDPDRLAVVFRDEAGGRRTLTLGELAEEVARVRTGLAGLGVGRGDRVAAYAPNIPETLVAFLATASLGAIWSSCSPDFGAPSVIDRFTQIEPKVLIAVDGYDYNGKRFDRAEVVRDIAAKLPTLVAQVRIATPYGPGTPGADGASGTGSPSGGPDEPGTEGTSGGSGAPGAGRAPSEGGTTILGWADLRDSAGPLAFEPVPFGHPLWIVYSSGTTGLPKPIVHGHGGVVLEHLKALSFHQDLGEDDVFFWYTTTGWMMWNYLIGGLLVGSTVVLYDGAATYPGTDALWRLAAEEGVTYFGTGAPYLVASMKAGLRPAGLTALRGLGSTGSPLPPEGFAWVHDALPEVQLGSFSGGTDVCTGFVGAVPLLPVRAGVIPCRCLGARVESFDSSGAPVVGEVGELVLTAPMPSMPVMFWNDADGSRYRESYFADYPGVWRHGDWIKILPDGGCVIYGRSDSTLNRGGVRMGTSEFYRVVERFDEIADSLVIDTGQLGQEGRLLLYVTMAEGAALSDALVTDLRAALRDALSPRHVPNEIIEVPGIPRTLSGKKLEVPVRKILLGVPPEKAANLDAMANPEVLSYFAPVKD; encoded by the coding sequence ATGGTTGAGGAAGGTGCGCTGCTCTGGGAACCCGCCCCGGAGGTCGTGAGGGACGCCAAGGTCACCCGCTACATGAAGTGGCTCGGCCGGCCCGGTGACTACGAGTCCCTGTGGCAGTGGTCGGTGGACGCCCCGGCCGAGTTCTGGACGTCGGTCTGGGACTACTTCGGTGTCGTGGGTGAGCGTGGTGACGGGCCCGTCATATCCGGGACGATGCCCGGCGCCGAATGGTTCACCGGATCCACGCTGAACTACGCGGCCAACGCGCTGCGCCGGGCCGGGAACGACCCCGACCGGCTCGCGGTGGTCTTCCGCGACGAGGCGGGCGGGCGGCGGACGCTCACCCTGGGAGAGCTGGCCGAGGAGGTCGCCCGGGTCCGTACGGGCCTGGCCGGGCTGGGCGTCGGCCGGGGGGATCGGGTGGCGGCGTACGCGCCGAACATCCCCGAGACGCTGGTCGCCTTCCTCGCCACCGCCTCGCTGGGGGCGATCTGGTCCTCCTGCTCCCCGGACTTCGGCGCGCCCAGTGTGATCGACCGCTTCACCCAGATCGAGCCGAAGGTGCTCATCGCGGTCGACGGCTACGACTACAACGGCAAGCGGTTCGACCGGGCCGAGGTCGTCCGGGACATCGCCGCCAAGCTGCCGACCCTGGTCGCGCAGGTGCGGATAGCGACGCCGTACGGCCCCGGCACGCCGGGCGCCGACGGCGCGTCCGGCACCGGCAGCCCGTCCGGCGGTCCCGATGAGCCGGGCACCGAGGGCACGTCCGGCGGTTCCGGCGCGCCGGGCGCGGGGCGGGCCCCGTCGGAGGGCGGCACCACCATCCTCGGCTGGGCGGACCTGCGCGACTCCGCCGGGCCGCTGGCCTTCGAGCCGGTGCCCTTCGGCCACCCGCTCTGGATCGTCTACTCCTCCGGCACCACCGGGCTGCCCAAGCCGATCGTGCACGGCCACGGCGGCGTGGTGCTGGAGCACCTCAAGGCGCTCTCCTTCCACCAGGACCTGGGCGAGGACGACGTCTTCTTCTGGTACACCACCACCGGCTGGATGATGTGGAACTACCTCATCGGCGGCCTGCTGGTCGGCTCGACGGTGGTCCTCTACGACGGGGCGGCCACCTATCCGGGCACCGACGCGCTGTGGCGGCTGGCCGCCGAGGAGGGGGTCACCTACTTCGGCACCGGCGCGCCGTACCTGGTCGCCTCCATGAAGGCGGGCCTGCGGCCCGCCGGGCTCACGGCGCTGCGCGGCCTGGGCTCCACCGGCTCGCCGCTGCCGCCCGAGGGGTTCGCCTGGGTGCACGACGCGCTGCCGGAGGTCCAGCTCGGCTCGTTCTCCGGCGGCACCGACGTCTGCACCGGCTTCGTCGGCGCGGTGCCGCTGCTGCCGGTCCGGGCGGGGGTCATCCCGTGCCGCTGCCTGGGGGCCAGGGTCGAGTCCTTCGATTCGTCGGGCGCGCCGGTGGTCGGTGAGGTCGGTGAGCTGGTGCTGACCGCGCCGATGCCGTCGATGCCGGTCATGTTCTGGAACGACGCCGACGGGTCGAGATACCGGGAGAGCTACTTCGCCGACTACCCGGGCGTCTGGCGGCACGGCGACTGGATCAAGATCCTCCCCGACGGCGGCTGCGTGATCTACGGCCGTTCCGACTCCACCCTCAACCGGGGGGGCGTCCGGATGGGCACCAGCGAGTTCTACCGCGTGGTGGAGCGCTTCGACGAGATCGCCGACAGCCTGGTGATCGACACCGGCCAGCTCGGCCAGGAGGGCCGCCTGCTGCTCTACGTCACCATGGCCGAAGGGGCCGCCCTGTCCGACGCGCTGGTCACGGACCTGCGCGCGGCCCTCAGGGACGCGCTGTCCCCCCGGCACGTGCCGAACGAGATCATCGAGGTCCCCGGGATCCCGCGCACGCTCAGCGGCAAGAAGCTGGAGGTCCCCGTCCGCAAGATCCTCCTCGGCGTCCCCCCGGAGAAGGCCGCCAACCTCGACGCCATGGCCAACCCGGAGGTCCTGTCCTACTTCGCGCCGGTGAAGGACTGA
- a CDS encoding response regulator transcription factor, with protein MLLVDDHPGFRAGLRALLAAAEGIEVVDEAANGEQALALVGRAQPDVVLMDLAMPGMGGIAATERLVHDHPHIRVIVLSMSDDDDSVFAAMRAGARGYVLKGARKAELVRSVQAVAEGEAIFGPAIAARLTGYFTERERSEPALPELTRREREILGLVAEHLTNPQIAARLGLSQKTVRNHVSAVFSKLQVADRAHAIMRAREAGL; from the coding sequence ATCTTGCTGGTTGACGACCACCCCGGGTTCCGCGCGGGGCTGCGCGCCCTGCTGGCGGCGGCCGAGGGGATCGAGGTCGTCGACGAGGCCGCGAACGGGGAGCAGGCACTGGCCCTGGTCGGGCGGGCGCAGCCGGACGTGGTCCTGATGGACCTGGCGATGCCCGGCATGGGCGGGATCGCGGCGACCGAGCGGCTCGTCCACGATCACCCGCACATCCGGGTGATCGTGCTCAGCATGTCGGACGACGACGACTCGGTGTTCGCCGCCATGCGGGCCGGGGCCCGCGGCTACGTCCTCAAGGGCGCCCGCAAGGCGGAGCTGGTCCGCTCGGTGCAGGCGGTGGCCGAGGGGGAGGCCATCTTCGGCCCGGCGATCGCCGCCCGGCTGACGGGCTACTTCACCGAGCGGGAGCGGAGCGAGCCGGCGCTGCCCGAGCTGACCCGGCGGGAGCGGGAGATCCTCGGCCTGGTGGCCGAGCACCTGACGAACCCGCAGATCGCCGCCAGGCTCGGGCTGAGCCAGAAGACCGTGCGCAACCACGTCTCGGCGGTGTTCTCCAAGCTTCAGGTGGCCGACCGGGCTCACGCGATCATGCGTGCGAGGGAGGCGGGGCTGTGA
- a CDS encoding sensor histidine kinase — protein sequence MTTAARIAWPCCAVTLLLVALSVVLAVLDGTDPRTLSHLLFVVASALAGGLIGSRRPEHAVGRLLALSGFCFALMEACGQYAIFGLVTRPGLPLAQALAWPQTWLWVPANLSLALIPLIFPSGRLSSPRLRPPVRAVAVAAVLTMAVSALRPGENHQVGTDTGVVNPLGVAGLARVAPAMETAMTALMAVVFVAGGIDLLVRALRSGEPERRQIKWLAYVVGLLVLVVAARLAAGLTDGFPDTIWPVTSSLWELPGALGTALVPAAICVAILRHRLFDIDLVINRTLVYALLSGCVTGGYVAVVGYLGAIFPGGDLPVSVLAAGLVALVFAPLRERLQSWVNLLTYGERDDPYAALTRLGRRLENTGEPGTVLAGVARSVAEALRLPYAAVETAAGSRHAFGAAVGDPVRLPLTHSGERVGDLILSPRPGESGFGPRDMRVLTDLARQVAVAVHAVRLSADLRRSRERLVMAREEERRRLRRDLHDGLGPTLAALTMRAEAVHDLVEEEHARRLLADIVGDAEAAVTDVRTLVDGLRPPALDSLGLLGALRAHATRQPPGLRVTVHAPDGLPPLPAATEVAAYRIAAEALANVRRHAAATGAELRVEVARGTLRLEVSDDGGGIGPSGGGGTRPDGPGSGRTGVGLASMRERALELGGTCTVEERPEGGTLVRVTLPAHEGEDACGPDLAG from the coding sequence GTGACGACAGCGGCGCGCATCGCGTGGCCGTGCTGCGCTGTGACCCTGCTCCTGGTGGCCCTGTCCGTCGTCCTGGCCGTGCTCGACGGGACCGATCCCCGGACGCTCAGCCACCTGCTGTTCGTGGTGGCCTCCGCGCTGGCGGGCGGCCTGATCGGCTCGCGCCGGCCGGAGCATGCGGTGGGCCGGCTGCTGGCGCTGAGCGGGTTCTGCTTCGCGCTCATGGAGGCCTGCGGCCAGTACGCCATCTTCGGCCTGGTCACCCGCCCCGGACTGCCGCTCGCCCAGGCCCTGGCGTGGCCGCAGACCTGGCTCTGGGTGCCCGCGAACCTGTCGCTCGCCCTCATCCCGCTGATCTTCCCCAGCGGGCGGCTCTCCTCCCCCCGGCTGCGTCCTCCGGTCCGCGCGGTGGCCGTCGCCGCGGTGCTGACCATGGCGGTGAGCGCGCTGCGGCCCGGGGAGAACCACCAGGTCGGCACGGACACCGGCGTGGTCAACCCGCTCGGGGTCGCGGGGCTGGCCCGGGTGGCGCCGGCGATGGAGACCGCGATGACGGCTCTCATGGCGGTGGTCTTCGTCGCCGGAGGGATCGACCTGCTCGTCAGGGCCCTGCGGAGCGGCGAGCCGGAACGCCGCCAGATCAAGTGGCTGGCCTACGTGGTCGGGCTCCTGGTGCTCGTCGTCGCGGCCCGGCTGGCGGCCGGGCTGACCGACGGGTTCCCGGACACGATCTGGCCGGTCACCAGCTCCCTGTGGGAGCTGCCCGGCGCCCTGGGCACGGCCCTCGTGCCCGCCGCCATCTGCGTCGCGATCCTGCGCCACCGGCTCTTCGACATCGACCTGGTGATCAACCGCACGCTGGTCTACGCGCTGCTGTCGGGCTGCGTGACCGGCGGCTACGTGGCCGTGGTGGGCTATCTCGGCGCGATCTTCCCCGGCGGGGACCTGCCGGTCTCCGTGCTGGCCGCCGGGCTCGTGGCGCTCGTCTTCGCGCCGCTGCGGGAACGCCTGCAGAGCTGGGTCAACCTGCTGACGTACGGCGAGCGGGACGACCCCTACGCGGCGCTCACCCGCCTGGGCCGCCGGCTGGAGAACACCGGCGAGCCCGGCACCGTGCTGGCCGGGGTCGCGCGGTCGGTGGCCGAGGCCCTGCGCCTGCCGTACGCGGCGGTGGAGACGGCCGCGGGCTCGCGGCACGCCTTCGGCGCGGCCGTCGGCGATCCGGTACGGCTGCCGCTGACGCACAGCGGGGAACGGGTCGGAGACCTCATCCTGTCGCCCCGGCCGGGAGAGAGCGGGTTCGGCCCCCGCGACATGCGCGTCCTCACCGACCTGGCCAGGCAGGTGGCGGTGGCCGTGCACGCCGTACGGCTCTCCGCCGACCTGCGGCGCTCGCGCGAGCGGCTGGTGATGGCGCGCGAGGAGGAACGCCGTCGCCTCCGGCGCGACCTGCACGACGGGCTCGGCCCCACGCTTGCCGCGCTGACCATGCGGGCCGAGGCCGTGCACGACCTGGTCGAGGAGGAGCACGCGCGGCGGCTGCTGGCCGACATCGTCGGCGACGCCGAGGCGGCGGTGACCGACGTGCGGACCCTGGTGGACGGGCTGCGCCCGCCCGCGCTCGACTCCCTCGGGCTGCTCGGCGCGCTCCGCGCCCACGCCACCCGGCAGCCGCCCGGCCTGCGCGTCACCGTGCACGCTCCGGACGGCCTGCCGCCGCTGCCGGCGGCCACGGAGGTGGCCGCCTACCGCATCGCCGCCGAGGCGCTGGCCAACGTGCGCAGGCACGCGGCCGCGACCGGCGCGGAACTGCGGGTCGAGGTGGCCCGCGGCACGCTCAGGCTTGAGGTGTCCGACGACGGCGGCGGGATCGGGCCGTCCGGGGGCGGCGGGACGCGGCCGGACGGGCCGGGCTCCGGCCGTACCGGGGTCGGGCTGGCGTCGATGCGCGAGCGGGCCCTGGAACTGGGCGGAACGTGCACGGTCGAGGAACGCCCGGAGGGCGGGACCCTGGTCAGGGTCACGCTGCCGGCGCACGAGGGAGAGGACGCCTGTGGTCCGGATCTTGCTGGTTGA
- a CDS encoding FAD-binding oxidoreductase has product MAALTLGAGMSASAGPSRSDWNALAGGLDGRLIRPGDASYDTARRLFNPSFDGVRPAGVAYCATPSDVAECVGFARRTNVPLAVRSGGHSYAGWSTGTGLVIDVSPMDKVSHASGRATVGAGAKLVDVYERLGASGVSIPAGTCPTVGVSGLALGGGIGVVSRKYGLTCDVMESVQIVTADGRLLTCDADHNADLYWASRGGGGGNLGVAVSFGFRTHRTREVTVFFLHWPWARAAKALRAWQAWVPSTPDELWSTMHLSRDGGTDVQIGGLYLGDRAGCERLLDRLADRIGAVSSSYVRQTSYRHAMMIMAGCSTLSVSQCHRGGSLPGQTRDGRLSRDNFTAKSHMAYRPLSEAGARALVAEVARPGNHTVLLDALGGAVGRVRPEATAFPHRAALYSVQYYAHRAGAASWARTAHASMRPHFGDHAYVNYVDAELRGWRSAYYGANAERLARVKAAHDPGRLFRLPQGI; this is encoded by the coding sequence ATGGCCGCCCTGACCCTGGGAGCCGGGATGTCCGCGTCGGCAGGTCCCTCCCGATCGGATTGGAACGCTCTGGCGGGAGGGCTGGACGGCAGGCTCATCAGGCCGGGCGACGCCTCCTACGACACGGCCCGCCGCCTGTTCAACCCCTCCTTCGACGGGGTACGGCCCGCGGGCGTGGCCTACTGCGCCACCCCCTCCGACGTGGCCGAGTGCGTCGGCTTCGCCCGGCGGACGAACGTGCCGCTGGCCGTACGGTCGGGCGGGCACTCCTACGCCGGATGGTCCACCGGCACCGGCCTGGTCATCGACGTCTCCCCGATGGACAAGGTCAGCCACGCGTCCGGCCGGGCGACCGTCGGGGCGGGCGCCAAGCTCGTCGACGTCTACGAGAGGCTGGGCGCGAGCGGGGTCAGCATCCCGGCGGGCACCTGCCCCACGGTCGGGGTGAGCGGGCTGGCCCTGGGCGGCGGGATCGGCGTGGTCTCCAGGAAGTACGGCCTGACCTGCGACGTGATGGAGTCCGTCCAGATCGTCACGGCCGACGGCCGGCTGCTGACCTGCGACGCCGACCACAACGCCGACCTCTACTGGGCCTCGCGCGGCGGGGGCGGCGGCAACCTCGGCGTGGCGGTCTCCTTCGGCTTCCGGACCCACCGCACGCGTGAGGTGACGGTGTTCTTCCTGCACTGGCCGTGGGCCAGGGCCGCCAAGGCGCTCCGGGCGTGGCAGGCGTGGGTTCCCTCCACGCCCGACGAGCTGTGGTCCACGATGCATCTGAGCCGCGACGGCGGGACGGACGTGCAGATCGGCGGCCTCTACCTGGGGGACAGGGCGGGCTGCGAGCGGCTGCTGGACCGGCTGGCCGACCGGATCGGCGCGGTCTCCTCCAGCTACGTCCGGCAGACCTCCTACCGCCATGCCATGATGATCATGGCGGGCTGCTCCACCCTGTCGGTCTCCCAGTGCCACCGGGGCGGTTCCCTGCCCGGCCAGACCCGCGACGGCAGGCTCTCGCGGGACAACTTCACCGCGAAGTCGCACATGGCCTACCGCCCGCTGTCGGAGGCCGGCGCCAGGGCTCTGGTCGCCGAGGTCGCCCGGCCGGGCAACCACACCGTGCTCCTGGACGCCCTCGGCGGCGCCGTCGGCCGGGTCCGCCCGGAGGCCACCGCCTTCCCGCACCGGGCCGCCCTCTACAGCGTGCAGTACTACGCCCACCGCGCCGGGGCGGCGAGCTGGGCCAGGACCGCGCACGCCAGCATGCGTCCCCACTTCGGCGACCACGCCTACGTGAACTACGTCGACGCCGAGCTCCGCGGCTGGCGATCGGCCTACTACGGCGCGAACGCCGAGCGGCTCGCCCGCGTCAAGGCCGCCCACGACCCGGGCCGCCTCTTCCGCCTCCCCCAGGGGATCTGA